The following coding sequences lie in one Variovorax terrae genomic window:
- a CDS encoding tartrate dehydrogenase yields the protein MKTYRIACIPGDGIGKEVVPAGETVLRALSEAGAGFRFEFTSFDWGGDYYRRHGKMMPDDGLDALRSMDAILFGSAGDPDIPDHITLWGLRLKICQGFDQYANVRPTRILPGIDAPLKRCTPADLDWVIVRENSEGEYSGVGGRAHQGHPIEVATDVSMMTRAGVERILRFAFRLAQSRPRRQLTVVTKSNAQRHAMVMWDEIAVQVSREFPDVAWDKELVDACTARMVNRPASLDTLVATNLHADILSDLAAALAGSLGIAPTGNIDPERRYPSMFEPIHGSAFDIMGQGLANPVGTFWSCVMLLEHLGEQEAASRLMRVIESVTADTGLHTRDLGGTARTAQVTEAVCRRLRS from the coding sequence ATGAAGACATACAGGATCGCCTGCATCCCGGGCGACGGGATCGGCAAGGAAGTGGTGCCCGCGGGGGAGACGGTGTTGCGGGCGCTGTCAGAAGCCGGCGCGGGTTTCCGCTTCGAGTTCACCTCGTTCGATTGGGGCGGCGACTACTACCGCCGCCACGGAAAAATGATGCCGGACGACGGGCTCGACGCCCTGCGCTCCATGGACGCAATCCTGTTCGGCTCCGCCGGCGATCCGGACATCCCGGACCACATCACGCTGTGGGGCCTGCGGCTGAAGATCTGCCAGGGGTTCGACCAGTACGCGAATGTCCGGCCCACGCGCATCCTGCCCGGCATCGACGCGCCGCTCAAGCGCTGCACGCCGGCGGACCTGGACTGGGTGATCGTGCGCGAGAACTCGGAAGGCGAATACTCCGGCGTCGGCGGCCGTGCCCACCAGGGCCACCCGATCGAGGTGGCCACCGACGTCAGCATGATGACGCGCGCGGGTGTGGAGCGCATTCTGCGCTTCGCTTTCCGGCTCGCGCAGTCGCGCCCGCGCAGGCAGCTCACCGTGGTGACGAAATCCAACGCGCAGCGCCACGCGATGGTGATGTGGGACGAGATTGCCGTGCAGGTGAGCCGGGAGTTCCCCGACGTCGCCTGGGACAAGGAGCTGGTGGACGCCTGCACCGCCCGCATGGTCAACCGGCCGGCCTCGCTGGACACCCTGGTGGCGACCAACCTGCACGCCGACATCCTGAGCGACCTCGCGGCCGCGCTGGCGGGCAGCCTGGGCATTGCGCCCACCGGCAACATCGATCCCGAGCGCCGCTACCCCAGCATGTTCGAGCCGATCCATGGCTCCGCGTTCGACATCATGGGTCAGGGGTTGGCCAACCCGGTCGGCACGTTCTGGAGCTGCGTGATGCTGCTCGAGCATCTGGGCGAGCAGGAGGCGGCGAGCCGGCTCATGCGCGTCATCGAGTCGGTGACGGCCGACACGGGCCTGCACACGCGGGACCTCGGCGGCACGGCCCGGACGGCGCAGGTGACCGAAGCGGTATGCCGCCGCCTGCGGTCATAG
- a CDS encoding tripartite tricarboxylate transporter substrate binding protein, which produces MKKMMKAVWFVALAALSPLAFSQTAPPQAPCPDKNVMYWQAFPPGGESDLSARHQQLVLKKKCPSVETIIQYKAGAGGALMWTQMNQLPGDGVNVVGVNLPHIVFQPIEGQVQYKTADVTPVFWFHFTPDILVVPAQSPIKNFQDFIKAAKASPGKLSLGGSGQFSANHAAHERLNAAFGIKTVYIPFKGTGDMATSVMGAQVDGAMTYTPFAITNKERVRPLAVAMDMRHPLMPDVPTFKELGVDWVDGAYRGIGVSKSTPPEARKRLSDLWRGLNTDAEMRDLAARNGFELVNIGLEEMDAFMANKTKLYTEGAARMGLGKK; this is translated from the coding sequence ATGAAGAAGATGATGAAGGCAGTCTGGTTCGTGGCACTGGCGGCGCTGTCGCCGCTGGCCTTTTCTCAAACGGCGCCGCCGCAGGCGCCGTGCCCCGACAAGAACGTGATGTACTGGCAGGCCTTCCCGCCGGGGGGCGAATCGGACCTGTCTGCGCGCCACCAGCAGCTCGTGCTGAAAAAGAAATGCCCCAGCGTCGAGACCATCATCCAGTACAAGGCGGGCGCGGGCGGCGCGCTGATGTGGACGCAGATGAACCAGCTGCCCGGCGACGGGGTGAACGTGGTGGGCGTGAACCTGCCGCACATCGTCTTCCAGCCGATCGAAGGGCAGGTGCAGTACAAGACCGCCGACGTGACGCCAGTGTTCTGGTTCCACTTCACGCCCGACATTCTCGTGGTGCCGGCGCAGAGCCCGATCAAGAACTTCCAGGACTTCATCAAGGCCGCGAAGGCCAGCCCCGGCAAGCTCAGCCTCGGCGGCTCCGGCCAGTTCTCCGCGAACCACGCGGCGCATGAGCGCCTGAATGCCGCATTCGGCATCAAGACCGTGTACATCCCGTTCAAGGGCACCGGCGACATGGCCACGTCCGTGATGGGCGCGCAGGTCGATGGCGCCATGACGTACACGCCGTTTGCCATCACCAACAAGGAACGCGTCCGCCCGTTGGCGGTGGCGATGGACATGCGCCACCCGCTGATGCCGGACGTGCCCACGTTCAAGGAGCTGGGCGTCGATTGGGTGGACGGCGCCTACCGCGGCATCGGTGTGTCCAAGTCCACACCGCCCGAAGCGCGCAAGCGCCTGTCGGACCTGTGGCGCGGGCTGAACACCGACGCGGAGATGAGGGACCTCGCGGCCCGCAACGGCTTTGAGCTGGTGAACATCGGCCTTGAGGAGATGGACGCGTTCATGGCGAACAAGACGAAGCTCTACACCGAAGGCGCCGCGCGCATGGGGCTCGGCAAGAAATAG
- a CDS encoding LysR family transcriptional regulator: MNTDFLRSFVAAVQHGSMAEAARRLNLSPAAVAQHVRALEQEFGTALMVRSGRTVGATEAGQRILEKSRGVLREIGDLRALANDEALSGELRLGAGTNALLGIVPEVLAAMVQRYPAINVYIRPSFSIDMYPAVEAGELDAAIVLESPVAVAKTLRWELLREEPLVLLAPARYAGRDPHELLASEPMIRYDRNQWGGKLADQYLQRARITPRERFEINALSAIAVMVDRGLGVSLVPDWIRPWPEGLNVVRIPLPLPATPRRVGVIWSRASVRLRLVEAFRDEALRLFRKRPERRGDRSATAPRPDPQGWGRVSGDDRARAAGHQHEG; encoded by the coding sequence TTGAACACCGACTTCCTGCGCAGCTTCGTGGCCGCCGTTCAGCACGGCTCGATGGCGGAGGCTGCGCGCCGCCTGAACCTCTCACCCGCCGCGGTGGCGCAGCATGTGCGCGCGCTGGAGCAGGAGTTCGGCACCGCGCTGATGGTGCGCTCGGGCCGCACGGTGGGCGCCACCGAGGCCGGCCAGCGCATCTTGGAGAAAAGCCGCGGCGTGCTGCGCGAGATCGGCGACCTGCGCGCGCTGGCCAACGACGAGGCGCTCTCGGGCGAGCTGCGCCTGGGCGCCGGCACCAACGCGCTGCTGGGCATCGTGCCCGAGGTGCTGGCCGCGATGGTGCAGCGCTACCCGGCCATCAATGTCTACATCCGGCCTTCGTTCTCGATCGACATGTACCCGGCGGTGGAGGCCGGCGAGCTGGACGCCGCCATCGTGCTGGAGTCGCCGGTGGCGGTGGCCAAGACGCTGCGCTGGGAGCTGCTGCGCGAGGAGCCGCTGGTGCTGCTGGCGCCCGCGCGCTACGCCGGCCGCGACCCGCATGAGCTGCTGGCCAGCGAGCCCATGATCCGCTACGACCGCAACCAGTGGGGCGGCAAGCTGGCCGACCAGTACCTGCAGCGCGCGCGCATCACCCCGCGCGAGCGCTTCGAGATCAATGCCCTGAGCGCCATCGCGGTGATGGTGGACCGCGGGCTGGGCGTCTCATTGGTGCCGGACTGGATCCGCCCCTGGCCCGAGGGCCTGAACGTCGTGCGCATTCCGCTGCCGCTGCCGGCAACGCCGCGGCGCGTGGGGGTGATCTGGTCGCGCGCCTCGGTGCGGCTGCGCCTGGTGGAGGCCTTTCGCGACGAAGCACTGCGGCTGTTCCGCAAGCGGCCAGAGCGCCGCGGCGACCGAAGCGCCACGGCACCTCGCCCGGATCCGCAGGGCTGGGGACGCGTCAGCGGAGATGACCGCGCCAGAGCGGCCGGCCATCAGCACGAGGGTTGA
- a CDS encoding HpcH/HpaI aldolase/citrate lyase family protein: MRSKLFVPGSRPELFPKALAGAADALSIDLEDAVAESRKAEARANVGAFIAEAGQAATGKALIVRVNALDTPHFADDVAAIVRPGLDLLNLPKAETVDQVRAAVEVIERAERAAGPQALPQPVRLLLNIETPRGLRLAAELAACSPRIAGLQIGYGDLFEPLQIARRDPAAVHAVMLAVRLAAGEAGVFAYDGAFANVQDAEGYKAEAEVARRLGFLGKSCIHPSQIALANEVFRPSDEEIAHALRVLDAAREAEARGVGAYMVDGKMVDGPFVRRAEVIVATARRLGLA, encoded by the coding sequence ATGCGCAGCAAGTTGTTCGTTCCGGGCTCCCGCCCCGAGTTGTTTCCCAAGGCCCTGGCCGGCGCGGCCGATGCCCTGTCCATCGACCTGGAGGACGCGGTGGCCGAAAGCCGCAAGGCCGAGGCCCGCGCCAATGTGGGCGCCTTCATCGCCGAGGCGGGCCAAGCGGCCACAGGCAAGGCCCTGATCGTGCGCGTCAATGCGCTGGACACGCCGCACTTCGCGGATGACGTGGCCGCCATCGTGCGCCCGGGCCTGGACCTGCTGAACCTGCCCAAGGCCGAGACGGTGGACCAGGTGCGTGCGGCCGTCGAGGTCATCGAGCGCGCGGAACGTGCCGCGGGGCCGCAAGCCCTGCCGCAGCCCGTGCGCCTGCTGCTCAACATCGAAACCCCGCGCGGCCTGCGCCTGGCCGCCGAGCTGGCGGCCTGCAGCCCGCGCATCGCGGGCCTGCAGATCGGCTATGGCGATCTGTTCGAGCCGCTGCAGATCGCGCGCCGCGACCCGGCCGCCGTGCATGCCGTCATGCTGGCCGTGCGCCTGGCCGCCGGCGAGGCCGGTGTGTTCGCCTACGACGGCGCCTTTGCCAACGTGCAGGACGCCGAAGGCTACAAGGCCGAGGCCGAGGTGGCGCGCCGCCTCGGTTTCCTCGGCAAGAGCTGCATCCACCCGAGCCAGATCGCGCTGGCCAACGAGGTGTTTCGTCCCAGCGACGAGGAGATCGCGCACGCGCTACGCGTGCTCGACGCCGCGCGCGAGGCCGAGGCCCGGGGCGTTGGTGCCTACATGGTGGACGGCAAGATGGTCGACGGCCCCTTCGTGCGGCGCGCCGAAGTCATCGTGGCCACGGCGCGCCGCCTGGGCCTGGCTTGA
- a CDS encoding tripartite tricarboxylate transporter substrate binding protein: MTFHSPMSVARRALALTLAAACLCGSAAAQAQEPFPSRPITIVVPYPAGGSNDVFARAVGRRLGEALGQPVVIDNRPGAGGSLGTGVVAKAPADGYTLAAVSSSFATNAAVQSRLPFDPVKGFTPVAMMAKGAFIVAVRGDLPARTPAELVALAKAQPGRLNYASSGPGSTNQFATELLKSGAGLFITHIPYRGMAPATTDLMGGNVDILIASGPSLQPALRSGKVRAIAVTSPQATPIAPELPPMAQAVPGYQFEIWWGLLAPAGTPEAVVQKINAEVNKIVASQDMRAFLLREGAEPVNLSAAQFAAQIRSEIPYWQQVAKRAAIKPE; this comes from the coding sequence ATGACGTTCCATTCACCGATGTCCGTGGCGCGCCGCGCCCTGGCGCTCACCCTGGCAGCAGCCTGCCTGTGCGGCAGCGCCGCCGCGCAGGCCCAGGAGCCATTTCCGTCGCGGCCCATCACCATCGTGGTGCCTTACCCGGCGGGCGGCTCGAACGACGTGTTCGCACGTGCCGTTGGCCGCCGGCTGGGCGAGGCCCTGGGCCAGCCGGTCGTCATCGACAACCGGCCCGGCGCGGGCGGCAGCCTGGGCACGGGCGTGGTCGCCAAGGCGCCGGCCGACGGCTATACCCTGGCCGCCGTCTCGTCCAGCTTCGCAACCAACGCCGCGGTGCAGTCCAGGCTGCCATTCGACCCGGTCAAGGGCTTCACGCCGGTCGCCATGATGGCCAAGGGCGCCTTCATCGTCGCGGTGCGCGGCGACCTGCCCGCCAGGACGCCGGCGGAACTGGTGGCGCTGGCCAAGGCGCAGCCCGGGCGGCTCAACTACGCCTCGTCGGGCCCGGGCAGCACCAACCAGTTCGCGACCGAGCTGCTGAAATCGGGCGCGGGCCTCTTCATCACCCACATTCCCTACCGAGGCATGGCGCCGGCCACCACCGACCTGATGGGCGGCAACGTGGACATCCTGATCGCCAGCGGTCCGTCGCTGCAGCCCGCGCTGCGCTCGGGCAAGGTCCGCGCGATCGCGGTCACCAGCCCGCAGGCCACGCCCATCGCCCCCGAGCTGCCGCCGATGGCGCAGGCCGTGCCGGGCTACCAGTTTGAAATCTGGTGGGGCCTGCTGGCGCCCGCGGGCACGCCCGAGGCGGTGGTGCAGAAGATCAACGCCGAGGTCAACAAGATCGTGGCGTCGCAGGACATGCGGGCCTTTCTGCTGCGCGAGGGCGCCGAGCCGGTGAACCTCAGCGCCGCGCAGTTCGCGGCCCAGATCCGCAGCGAGATCCCGTACTGGCAGCAGGTTGCCAAGCGCGCGGCCATCAAGCCGGAATGA
- a CDS encoding Bug family tripartite tricarboxylate transporter substrate binding protein: MSHSKRKTLAALCGALSLALLGAASPALAQDGWPSKPIRMVVPFAPGGSNDVIARRLALQLTKNLGQSVVIDNRAGGGSTIGANVVATSPADGYTLLFVSGSLATTAAVQKTPYDLVKAFEPVSRVAIAPFVILTREGFPAKTVQELIAYAKANPGKINYGSAGLGDSTQLATELFSNAAGIKMTAVGYKGISPAQMDLIAGRIDLVITTVASIRGTAAESLPKIAFTTIKRDPEFPNVPTVRESGLDYVVDVWWGVFAPAGTHAAIRDRLNREIATIVAEPEFASFLKTAGAGPAPSTPQLLRDEVAKDVARWTDTARRAGIQQQ; the protein is encoded by the coding sequence ATGTCTCACAGCAAACGCAAGACCCTGGCCGCCCTGTGCGGCGCGCTTTCCCTGGCCCTGCTGGGCGCGGCCTCCCCGGCCCTCGCGCAGGACGGCTGGCCCAGCAAGCCGATCCGCATGGTGGTGCCGTTCGCGCCCGGCGGCAGCAACGACGTGATCGCCCGGCGCCTGGCGCTGCAGCTCACCAAGAATCTGGGCCAGTCGGTGGTGATCGACAACCGTGCCGGCGGCGGCAGCACCATCGGCGCCAACGTGGTGGCCACCTCGCCGGCCGACGGCTACACCCTGCTGTTCGTCTCGGGCTCGCTGGCCACCACGGCGGCGGTGCAGAAGACGCCCTACGACCTGGTGAAGGCCTTCGAGCCGGTCTCGCGCGTGGCGATCGCGCCCTTCGTCATCCTGACGCGCGAGGGCTTTCCGGCCAAGACGGTGCAGGAGCTGATCGCCTACGCCAAGGCCAACCCCGGCAAGATCAACTACGGCAGCGCCGGCCTGGGCGACAGCACCCAGCTCGCCACCGAGCTGTTCAGCAACGCCGCCGGCATCAAGATGACGGCAGTGGGCTACAAGGGCATCTCGCCGGCGCAGATGGACCTGATCGCGGGCCGCATCGACCTGGTGATCACCACCGTGGCCTCGATCCGCGGCACCGCGGCCGAGAGCCTGCCCAAGATCGCCTTCACCACGATCAAGCGCGACCCCGAGTTCCCCAACGTGCCCACGGTGCGCGAGTCCGGCCTGGACTACGTGGTCGACGTGTGGTGGGGCGTGTTCGCGCCCGCCGGCACGCACGCGGCCATCCGCGACCGCCTGAACCGCGAGATCGCCACCATCGTCGCCGAGCCCGAGTTCGCCAGCTTCCTGAAGACGGCGGGCGCGGGGCCGGCCCCGTCCACGCCACAGCTGCTGCGCGACGAGGTGGCCAAGGACGTGGCGCGCTGGACCGACACGGCCAGGCGTGCGGGCATCCAACAGCAATAA